One genomic region from Amaranthus tricolor cultivar Red isolate AtriRed21 chromosome 12, ASM2621246v1, whole genome shotgun sequence encodes:
- the LOC130828939 gene encoding peptide-N(4)-(N-acetyl-beta-glucosaminyl)asparagine amidase-like: protein MVARKFIVRHENSTFDLDYDTDDGLEVFKFQLFSLTSIPPDEQKIVSGDDSRIISDDSDLISVSNKLRLLSINDDTVAESSTGNSQFNEELLKADEEFARLLQAEEEALLLQQYAAAEDNGQMEERLRGYIDQVLMYEDPTRQEAARKTVPVDELEEKALVAMAKQEGNFEPTKPEKDLAFLLELLIWFKQSFSWVNAPACDNCGNQTISQGMGVAVPAELQYGGSRLELYRCSVCSSITRFPRYNDPIKLLETRKGRCGEWANCFTLYCRAFGYEARLILDFTDHVWTECFSHYLGRWMHLDPCEGIYDNPLLYEKGWDKKLNYVIAIAKDGVYDVTKRYTRKWHEVLTRRNMITETVLCTVLERLTKQCRKDLKPEVISMLEAHHKLENETLERDLHSKANTAISLPGRLSGDKQWRISRSEYAGRDGLSCFSCPVRLCVDEHVSNIYDALGLTLSKFVESCFSISSVIDALKTLRRILIVFRKCPFKSRKTIKSSLVLQPSLHNLLPIFGELLDILQLKCELDTKNEVFLHLVGHPVKASLALPVALDALNDVIQSLAKSTSIGKDSLSLPLLRLNRLHSGSVLASGEELPFGISTSAFDGLQLSKWEEPNGAKGGWIAYKLKEGQMCKLVAYELMSANDAPERDPMDWILEGSKDGGSRWYVLDRQTSQKCENRFQRKLYKIELSNTQSNAFRFTFLSVKNVDSTSRLQIGSIDLYAESNKCPCGEKLRHD from the exons ATGGTAGCTCGGAAATTCATCGTCCGCCATGAAAACTCTACTTTCGACCTTGATTATGACACCGATGATGGCCTTGAA GTTTTCAAATTCCAGTTGTTTTCTCTTACTTCAATTCCACCTGATGAACAGAAG ATTGTCAGCGGTGATGATAGCAGAATCATTTCTGATGATTCTGACCTAATTTCGGTTTCGAATAAACTGCGTTTGCTTTCCATCAACGATGATACTGTTGCAGAGTCTTCTACTGGTAACTCGCAGTTTAATGAAGAGTTACTTAAGGCTGATGAAGAATTCGCTCGATTGCTTCAG GCTGAGGAGGAAGCATTGCTTCTTCAACAGTATGCTGCTGCTGAGGATAATGGACAGATGGAGGAACGACTAAGGGGGTATATTGATCAAGTTTTGATG TATGAGGACCCAACACGCCAAGAGGCTGCTCGTAAGACGGTACCTGTTGATGAGCTGGAGGAGAAAGCTCTGGTGGCTATGGCAAAACAG GAGGGCAACTTTGAACCAACTAAACCTGAAAAAGATCTTGCTTTTTTGCTGGAGTTGCTGATTTGGTTCAAACAATCATTCAG TTGGGTCAATGCACCAGCTTGTGATAACTGTGGAAACCAGACTATAAGCCAAGGCATGGGAGTAGCAGTGCCTGCGGAACTGCAATATGGAGGCTCACGCTTGGAGCTATATCG CTGCAGCGTTTGCTCAAGTATTACTCGTTTCCCACGCTATAATGATCCGATCAAA CTCTTGGAAACTAGAAAAGGGCGGTGTGGGGAGTGGGCCAACTGCTTTACTCTGTATTGCCGGGCATTTGGCTATGAAGCACGTCTT ATTTTGGATTTTACGGACCATGTCTGGACAGAATGCTTTTCACATTATTTAGGGAG gtGGATGCATCTTGATCCTTGTGAAGGAATTTATGACAATCCATTGTTGTATGAGAAAGG GTGGGATAAAAAATTGAACTATGTGATTGCTATTGCCAAAGATGGGGTATATGATGTCACAAAACGTTACACCAGAAAGTGGCATGAG GTGCTGACCCGCCGAAATATGATTACAGAGACAGTTTTATGCACAGTTCTAGAAAGACTGACCAAACAATGCCGAAAAGATTTAAAACCAGAAGTCATTTCCATGCTTGAAGCACATCATAAACTTGAGAACGAAACTTTAGAAAGAGATCTTCACTCCAAGGCTAATACTGCTATTTCACTTCCTGGGAGACTTAGTGGGGACAAGCAATGGCGCATCTCAAGGTCAGAATATGCTGGGAGGGATGGTTTGAGTTGCTTCTCTTGTCCGGTTCGCTTGTGTGTGGATGAGCATGTGTCTAACATTTATGATGCATTGGGCCTAACCTTGTCCAAATTTGTTGAAAGCTGTTTCTCAATCTCCAGTGTGATTGATGCCCTAAAGACCTTAAGAAGAATCTTAATAGTTTTTCGAAAGTGTCCGTTTAAGTCTAGAAAGACGATCAAATCTTCACTTGTTTTACAACCTTCTTTGCATAATCTGCTGCCTATTTTTGGTGAGCTACTAGACATCCTACAATTGAAGTGTGAGCTGGACACAAAAAATGAGGTGTTTTTACATTTGGTTGGTCATCCTGTAAAGGCTTCATTGGCTTTGCCTGTTGCATTAGATGCTCTAAATGATGTGATCCAGAGCCTTGCTAAATCAACCAGCATTGGAAAAGATTCTCTCTCTTTGCCGCTTTTGAGACTGAATAGATTACATTCAGGCTCGGTCCTTGCCAGTGGAGAAGAGCTTCCTTTTGGAATT TCTACGTCAGCTTTTGATGGGTTACAATTGTCAAAGTGGGAAGAACCGAATGGAGCAAAAG GTGGTTGGATTGCATATAAACTGAAAGAGGGTCAAATGTGCAAGCTTGTGGCATATGAGCTGATGTCTGCCAACGACGCTCCAGAAAGAGATCCCATGGACTG GATTCTTGAAGGGAGCAAGGATGGAGGGTCCCGGTGGTATGTTTTGGATAGACAAACTTCTCAGAAATGTGAAAATCGTTTTCAGCGCAAACTGTACAAGATAGAATTAAGCAACACCCAATCAAACGCCTTCAG GTTCACCTTTTTATCAGTCAAAAATGTTGACTCGACTTCCAGGTTACAAATTGGAAGTATCGACTTGTATGCCGAAAGCAACAAGTGTCCATGTGGGGAGAAATTACGGCATGACTAA
- the LOC130828940 gene encoding argininosuccinate lyase, chloroplastic-like isoform X1, giving the protein MFSNIKLTIECMAASSLIHQSFSLYQSPRNNTFQSQNTLLSNQILQIPKNSYTPKLLQRCSSSSSSSRSTMSSQKNDDKEAKLWGGRFEESVTETVENFTESISFDKALYKHDIMGSRAHATMLANQGLISVQDRDSILQGLDMIERRIEAGEFVWRSDREDVHMNIEATLTDLIGEPAKKLHTARSRNDQVVTDFRLWCRDAIDDILKKIKKLQVALVTLALKNEGTIVPGYTHLQRAQPILLEHLLLAYVEQLDRDAGRLTDCKARLNYCPLGACALAGTGLPIDRIMTSDALGFTAPLRNSIDAVSDRDFLLEFLSANSITAIHLSRLGEEWVLWASEEFGFLTPNDSVSTGSSIMPQKKNPDPMELVRGKCARVVGDVVTLLVLCKGLPQAYNRDLQEDKEPVFDSVKTIVGMLEVCSEFAQNVTFNKDRIQNSLPAGHLDATTVADYLVKKGVPFRTSHDIVGRSVALCVAKGCQLQDLTLDELRGISPVFSEDVYDYLGVENSIKKFCSYGSTGSECVSSQLDFWAAQLEIDRSAYNHK; this is encoded by the exons ATGTTTAGTAATATAAAGCTTACCATCGAATGTATGGCTGCCTCTTCACTTATTCACCAGTCTTTTTCCCTTTATCAATCGCCCAGAAACAACACCTTTCAATCTCAAAATACTCTCCTATCTAATCAAATATTACAAATACCTAAAAATTCCTATACCCCAAAACTGCTTCAACGTTgttcatcctcctcttcttcatctaggAGTACAATGAGTTCTCAAAAGAACGATGATAAAGAGGCTAAATTATGGGGAGGGAGATTTGAAGAAAGTGTTACTGAGACTGTTGAGAATTTTACTGAGTCTATCTCTTTCGATAAAGCTCTTTACAAACATGATATTATGGGTAGTCGTGCTCATGCTACCATGCTTGCTAATCAG GGACTAATCAGTGTACAAGATAGAGATAGTATTCTCCAAGGTCTTGATATGATAGAGAGGCGTATAGAGGCTGGTGAATTTGTATGGAGGAGTGATAGGGAGGATGTTCATATGAACATTGAAGCAACACTTACTGATCTTATTGGTGAGCCTGCTAAGAAGCTTCACACTGCACGAAGCCGAAATGATCAAGTTGTTACTGATTTTCGTTTGTGGTGTCGAGATGCCATTGATGATATCCTCAAGAAGATCAAAAAGCTTCAG GTTGCACTGGTTACCTTGGCTTTAAAGAATGAAGGTACTATTGTTCCCGGCTACACACATTTGCAAAGGGCGCAACCTATTTTGCTGGAACATCTACTTCTAGCTTATGTTGAGCAG CTTGATCGAGATGCTGGTCGTCTCACTGATTGCAAAGCTAGGTTGAATTACTGTCCGTTGGGTGCGTGTGCGTTGGCGGGCACCGGCCTACCAATTGATAGAATTATGACTTCTGATGCCTTAGGATTCACTGCTCCCTTGAGAAACAG CATAGATGCTGTCTCCGATAGAGACTTCTTGCTGGAGTTCCTTTCAGCAAACTCTATCACAGCCATTCATCTTTCTCGGCTTGGTGAAGAGTGGGTGTTATGGGCTTCTGAAGAATTTGGATTCTTGACCCCGAATGATTCGGTTTCAACTGGAAGTAGTATAATGCCGCAAAAGAAAAACCCAGATCCCATGGAACTTGTCCGTGGAAAATGTGCACGAGTTGTAGGCGACGTAGTCACTCTTCTTGTACTATGCAAAGGTCTTCCCCAAGCTTATAACCGTGATCTTCAG GAAGACAAGGAGCCCGTATTTGACAGCGTGAAGACTATCGTAGGGATGCTAGAGGTATGTTCTGAGTTTGCACAAAACGTTACCTTCAACAAAGATAGAATCCAGAACTCTCTGCCAGCCGGTCATCTTGACGCTACAACAGTTGCAGATTATCTTGTAAAGAAG GGGGTACCATTCAGAACTAGTCATGACATTGTAGGAAGATCGGTTGCGCTGTGTGTCGCCAAGGGTTGTCAGCTTCAAGATCTAACGCTTGATGAACTCAGGGGCATTAGTCCAGTTTTTAGCGAGGATGTGTACGATTATCTTGGGGTAGAGAATTCCATCAAGAAGTTCTGTTCATATGGTTCAACAGGTTCAGAATGCGTGTCGAGTCAACTGGATTTTTGGGCTGCTCAACTTGAGATAGACAGGAGTGCATATAATCACAAGTGA
- the LOC130828940 gene encoding argininosuccinate lyase, chloroplastic-like isoform X2 has protein sequence MIERRIEAGEFVWRSDREDVHMNIEATLTDLIGEPAKKLHTARSRNDQVVTDFRLWCRDAIDDILKKIKKLQVALVTLALKNEGTIVPGYTHLQRAQPILLEHLLLAYVEQLDRDAGRLTDCKARLNYCPLGACALAGTGLPIDRIMTSDALGFTAPLRNSIDAVSDRDFLLEFLSANSITAIHLSRLGEEWVLWASEEFGFLTPNDSVSTGSSIMPQKKNPDPMELVRGKCARVVGDVVTLLVLCKGLPQAYNRDLQEDKEPVFDSVKTIVGMLEVCSEFAQNVTFNKDRIQNSLPAGHLDATTVADYLVKKGVPFRTSHDIVGRSVALCVAKGCQLQDLTLDELRGISPVFSEDVYDYLGVENSIKKFCSYGSTGSECVSSQLDFWAAQLEIDRSAYNHK, from the exons ATGATAGAGAGGCGTATAGAGGCTGGTGAATTTGTATGGAGGAGTGATAGGGAGGATGTTCATATGAACATTGAAGCAACACTTACTGATCTTATTGGTGAGCCTGCTAAGAAGCTTCACACTGCACGAAGCCGAAATGATCAAGTTGTTACTGATTTTCGTTTGTGGTGTCGAGATGCCATTGATGATATCCTCAAGAAGATCAAAAAGCTTCAG GTTGCACTGGTTACCTTGGCTTTAAAGAATGAAGGTACTATTGTTCCCGGCTACACACATTTGCAAAGGGCGCAACCTATTTTGCTGGAACATCTACTTCTAGCTTATGTTGAGCAG CTTGATCGAGATGCTGGTCGTCTCACTGATTGCAAAGCTAGGTTGAATTACTGTCCGTTGGGTGCGTGTGCGTTGGCGGGCACCGGCCTACCAATTGATAGAATTATGACTTCTGATGCCTTAGGATTCACTGCTCCCTTGAGAAACAG CATAGATGCTGTCTCCGATAGAGACTTCTTGCTGGAGTTCCTTTCAGCAAACTCTATCACAGCCATTCATCTTTCTCGGCTTGGTGAAGAGTGGGTGTTATGGGCTTCTGAAGAATTTGGATTCTTGACCCCGAATGATTCGGTTTCAACTGGAAGTAGTATAATGCCGCAAAAGAAAAACCCAGATCCCATGGAACTTGTCCGTGGAAAATGTGCACGAGTTGTAGGCGACGTAGTCACTCTTCTTGTACTATGCAAAGGTCTTCCCCAAGCTTATAACCGTGATCTTCAG GAAGACAAGGAGCCCGTATTTGACAGCGTGAAGACTATCGTAGGGATGCTAGAGGTATGTTCTGAGTTTGCACAAAACGTTACCTTCAACAAAGATAGAATCCAGAACTCTCTGCCAGCCGGTCATCTTGACGCTACAACAGTTGCAGATTATCTTGTAAAGAAG GGGGTACCATTCAGAACTAGTCATGACATTGTAGGAAGATCGGTTGCGCTGTGTGTCGCCAAGGGTTGTCAGCTTCAAGATCTAACGCTTGATGAACTCAGGGGCATTAGTCCAGTTTTTAGCGAGGATGTGTACGATTATCTTGGGGTAGAGAATTCCATCAAGAAGTTCTGTTCATATGGTTCAACAGGTTCAGAATGCGTGTCGAGTCAACTGGATTTTTGGGCTGCTCAACTTGAGATAGACAGGAGTGCATATAATCACAAGTGA